From one Plectropomus leopardus isolate mb chromosome 8, YSFRI_Pleo_2.0, whole genome shotgun sequence genomic stretch:
- the adrm1 gene encoding proteasomal ubiquitin receptor ADRM1 isoform X2, which produces MSSGALFPSLVSGSRGSSSKYLVEFRAGKMTLKGNVVTPDKRKGMVYIQQSDDSLIHFCWKDRTSGNVDDDLIIFPDDCEFKKVSQCTTGRVFVLKFKAGSKRLFFWMQEPKSDKDDEYCRKVNEYLNNPPIPGAGGSGGGSGHELSALGGEGGLQNLLGNMSHNQLMQLIGPTGLGGLGLGALAGPGLANLLGSGGPATSSSSSSSRSQSAAATPSSGGAPRVSSSQAPTTPVTPAAAAASPTSVAPSTPASAQTPLAPASVGSPSSHQPIQLSDLQSILATMNVPAAAAQGAAVDLASVCTPEMMAPILTNAEVQQRLLPFLPSGESLPQSAEEIQNTINSPQFQQSMSMFSSALASGQLGPLMSQFGLPAEAVDAANRGDVEAFAKAMQGNKGDSKDKKDDDEDMSLD; this is translated from the exons ATGTCTTCAGGCGCTCTCTTTCCAAGCTTGGTGAGCGGCTCTCGGGGAAGCTCCAGTAAATACCTAGTGGAGTTTCGTGCCGGGAAAATGACCTTGAAGGGAAACGTAGTGACACCAGACAAACGCAAGGGCATGGTGTACATCCAGCAGTCTGACGACTCCCTGATTCACTTCTGCTGGAAGGACAGGACATCTGGGAACGTTGATGAT GACCTGATCATCTTTCCTGATGACTGTGAATTCAAAAAAGTGAGCCAGTGCACCACCGGACGCGTCTTTGTGCTGAAGTTCAAAGCCGGATCTAAAAGGCTCTTCTTCTGGATGCAG GAGCCAAAGAGCGACAAGGATGACGAGTACTGCCGTAAGGTCAACGAGTACCTGAACAACCCTCCCATTCCCGGAGCGGGAGGGagcggcggcggcagcggcCACGAGCTCTCTGCGCTCGGAGGAGAGGGAGGCCTGCAGAACCTGCTGGGAAACATGAGCCACAACCAGCTGATGCAGCTGATCGGACCGACGGGACTGGGAGGACTGG GTCTGGGAGCTCTAGCAGGACCAGGACTTGCTAACTTGCTGGGCAGCGGAGGACCAGCGACCAGCAGCTCGTCGTCCAG CTCTCGCAGTCAGTCGGCGGCCGCCACTCCTTCATCAGGCGGAGCGCCCAGAGTGAGCTCCTCTCAGGCCCCCACCACCCCCGTGACGCCCGCCGCCGCAGCCGCCTCCCCGACCAGCGTCGCTCCCTCCACACCAG CCTCGGCTCAGACCCCGCTGGCGCCCGCCTCGGTCGGAAGTCCCTCCTCCCACCAGCCCATCCAGCTCAGCGACCTTCAGAGCATCCTCGCCACCATGAACGTCCCGGCGGCGGCTGCGCAGGGAGCAGCGG TGGATCTTGCGAGCGTCTGCACCCCGGAGATGATGGCTCCCATCCTGACCAACGCCGAGGTGCAGCAGAGGCTGCTGCCCTTCCTGCCCAGCGGAGAGAGTTTACCGCAGAGCGCCGAGGAGATCCAGAACACCATCAACTCGCCGCAGTTCCAACAG TCGATGAGTATGTTCAGCAGTGCCTTGGCCTCCGGGCAGCTCGGCCCCCTCATGAGCCAGTTTGGTCTGCCGGCAGAAGCCGTGGACGCCGCCAACCGAGGAG ATGTGGAGGCGTTTGCCAAAGCCATGCAGGGCAACAAAGGAGACTCCAAAGACAAGAAAGACGACGACGAGGACATGAGTCTGGATTAA
- the adrm1 gene encoding proteasomal ubiquitin receptor ADRM1 isoform X1, translated as MSSGALFPSLVSGSRGSSSKYLVEFRAGKMTLKGNVVTPDKRKGMVYIQQSDDSLIHFCWKDRTSGNVDDDLIIFPDDCEFKKVSQCTTGRVFVLKFKAGSKRLFFWMQEPKSDKDDEYCRKVNEYLNNPPIPGAGGSGGGSGHELSALGGEGGLQNLLGNMSHNQLMQLIGPTGLGGLGGLGALAGPGLANLLGSGGPATSSSSSSSRSQSAAATPSSGGAPRVSSSQAPTTPVTPAAAAASPTSVAPSTPASAQTPLAPASVGSPSSHQPIQLSDLQSILATMNVPAAAAQGAAVDLASVCTPEMMAPILTNAEVQQRLLPFLPSGESLPQSAEEIQNTINSPQFQQSMSMFSSALASGQLGPLMSQFGLPAEAVDAANRGDVEAFAKAMQGNKGDSKDKKDDDEDMSLD; from the exons ATGTCTTCAGGCGCTCTCTTTCCAAGCTTGGTGAGCGGCTCTCGGGGAAGCTCCAGTAAATACCTAGTGGAGTTTCGTGCCGGGAAAATGACCTTGAAGGGAAACGTAGTGACACCAGACAAACGCAAGGGCATGGTGTACATCCAGCAGTCTGACGACTCCCTGATTCACTTCTGCTGGAAGGACAGGACATCTGGGAACGTTGATGAT GACCTGATCATCTTTCCTGATGACTGTGAATTCAAAAAAGTGAGCCAGTGCACCACCGGACGCGTCTTTGTGCTGAAGTTCAAAGCCGGATCTAAAAGGCTCTTCTTCTGGATGCAG GAGCCAAAGAGCGACAAGGATGACGAGTACTGCCGTAAGGTCAACGAGTACCTGAACAACCCTCCCATTCCCGGAGCGGGAGGGagcggcggcggcagcggcCACGAGCTCTCTGCGCTCGGAGGAGAGGGAGGCCTGCAGAACCTGCTGGGAAACATGAGCCACAACCAGCTGATGCAGCTGATCGGACCGACGGGACTGGGAGGACTGG GAGGTCTGGGAGCTCTAGCAGGACCAGGACTTGCTAACTTGCTGGGCAGCGGAGGACCAGCGACCAGCAGCTCGTCGTCCAG CTCTCGCAGTCAGTCGGCGGCCGCCACTCCTTCATCAGGCGGAGCGCCCAGAGTGAGCTCCTCTCAGGCCCCCACCACCCCCGTGACGCCCGCCGCCGCAGCCGCCTCCCCGACCAGCGTCGCTCCCTCCACACCAG CCTCGGCTCAGACCCCGCTGGCGCCCGCCTCGGTCGGAAGTCCCTCCTCCCACCAGCCCATCCAGCTCAGCGACCTTCAGAGCATCCTCGCCACCATGAACGTCCCGGCGGCGGCTGCGCAGGGAGCAGCGG TGGATCTTGCGAGCGTCTGCACCCCGGAGATGATGGCTCCCATCCTGACCAACGCCGAGGTGCAGCAGAGGCTGCTGCCCTTCCTGCCCAGCGGAGAGAGTTTACCGCAGAGCGCCGAGGAGATCCAGAACACCATCAACTCGCCGCAGTTCCAACAG TCGATGAGTATGTTCAGCAGTGCCTTGGCCTCCGGGCAGCTCGGCCCCCTCATGAGCCAGTTTGGTCTGCCGGCAGAAGCCGTGGACGCCGCCAACCGAGGAG ATGTGGAGGCGTTTGCCAAAGCCATGCAGGGCAACAAAGGAGACTCCAAAGACAAGAAAGACGACGACGAGGACATGAGTCTGGATTAA